One Euphorbia lathyris chromosome 1, ddEupLath1.1, whole genome shotgun sequence DNA segment encodes these proteins:
- the LOC136218579 gene encoding probable beta-1,3-galactosyltransferase 8, with protein MRGKQMNSGKAILVLCIASFIAGTLFTSRTIWTRSPSSSSSQSNKDHQQIPLLNYVNKLKRDCDHKRKLVEGRPEDVIEEVKKTHQAIKSLENTVSNLEMELTVARTGQVSGEKQTRNQTLQKAFVVIGINTAFSSKKRRESLRKTWMPKGAKLKELEKEKGIVIRFVIGHSATTGGVLDKALDKEEEEHKDFLRLEHVEGYHELSTKTRLYFSTAVKTWDAEFFIKIDDDVHLNLGMLMSTLSKYRSKPRIYIGCMKSGPVLSQKGLKYHEPEYWKFGEEGNKYFRHATGQIYGISKDLASYISDNYPILHRYANEDVSLGSWFIGLEVEHVDEHSMCCGSPPDCEWKAQAGNVCVASFDWSCSGICKSVERMKQVHNSCGEGEAAVWNFDF; from the exons ATGAGAGGAAAGCAAATGAATTCAGGAAAAGCTATACTTGTGTTGTGCATAGCCAGCTTCATAGCGGGAACGCTTTTCACTAGCAGGACTATATGGACTCGTTCTCCGTCTTCGTCTTCTTCACAGTCTAACAAGGATCATCAGCAGATTCCACTCCTTAATTATGTCAACAAGCTCAAACGAGACTGTGATCATAAGCGT AAACTGGTTGAAGGAAGACCTGAAGATGTGatagaggaagtgaagaaaacACATCAAGCAATCAA GTCACTGGAGAACACAGTTTCCAATCTAGAAATGGAATTAACCGTGGCTCGTACCGGTCAAGTTTCAGGAGAAAAACAGACTAGGAATCAGACATTGCAGAAGGCATTTGTTGTAATTGGAATCAACACAGCTTTTAGCAGCAAAAAAAGACGGGAATCGCTTCGAAAAACTTGGATGCCAAAAG GGGCAAAACTGAAGGAATTGGAGAAGGAAAAAGGGATAGTGATAAGATTTGTGATAGGACACAGTGCAACAACAGGTGGAGTTCTTGATAAAGCTTTggataaggaagaagaagaacataAAGACTTTCTTAGATTAGAACATGTCGAAGGTTACCACGAACTTTCTACCAAAACGAGGTTATACTTTTCTACCGCTGTTAAAACTTGGGATGCTGAGTTCTTCATCAAGATTGATGATGATGTTCATCTCAACTTAG GTATGTTGATGAGTACGCTCTCTAAGTATCGGTCCAAGCCAAGGATTTACATTGGGTGCATGAAGTCTGGGCCAGTTCTCTCTCAAAA AGGGTTGAAATATCATGAGCCAGAATACTGGAAATTTGGGGAGGAAGGGAACAAGTATTTCAGGCATGCAACTGGCCAAATCTATGGAATCTCCAAGGATCTTGCTTCTTATATCTCTGATAATTA TCCAATATTGCATAGATATGCAAATGAAGATGTGTCATTGGGTTCTTGGTTTATTGGGTTGGAAGTTGAACATGTAGATGAGCATTCCATGTGTTGTGGCAGTCCTCCAG ATTGCGAATGGAAGGCACAAGCGGGAAATGTATGTGTGGCGTCATTTGATTGGTCGTGCAGTGGAATATGCAAATCTGTAGAAAGAATGAAGCAAGTTCATAATTCTTGTGGTGAAGGAGAAGCTGCTGTTTGGAACTTTGATTTTTGA